One Leclercia pneumoniae genomic region harbors:
- a CDS encoding type II restriction endonuclease, translating into MSTFSDKIDQLADELNIPRHTIAYQFIINNTLASDRGSKARRSLGTLYALYVLCNAWNNNQREGTTFTALMEEMRRLPFGSKLQNHALDNRLNDKIRRGFGASDALLPVSAVPEKKRKISAEFLTQHGMNADSAALFITRAIDLYVAEITENQNAFLKEIEGATSAQEILGFVEKSWHPKADARLFEVVSYSVLKLHYARMTVKINDVVKPYELFKTGRTNANDGGIDFVLRPEGRFFQVTEVLDFKKYFLDFDKTNKFPISFVIKTLKTPDEAFTAIRNKALKSMEQAVADGYMSLFEEIITVPTLQAILGTVAKSEAQIQQLKAVICENFKLEYGLLD; encoded by the coding sequence ATGAGCACCTTTAGCGACAAGATTGATCAGCTGGCAGACGAACTTAACATCCCCCGCCACACCATTGCGTATCAGTTCATCATCAATAATACCCTGGCGTCCGATCGCGGTAGTAAAGCCCGACGCTCACTCGGCACGCTTTATGCGCTTTACGTGCTCTGTAATGCCTGGAATAACAATCAGCGTGAAGGCACCACCTTCACCGCGCTAATGGAGGAGATGCGTCGCCTGCCGTTTGGCTCCAAATTACAAAACCATGCGCTGGACAACCGCCTGAACGATAAAATTCGCCGCGGTTTTGGCGCCAGTGATGCGTTACTTCCGGTTAGCGCCGTGCCAGAAAAGAAGCGCAAAATCTCCGCAGAATTTCTGACCCAGCATGGTATGAACGCCGACTCGGCGGCGCTGTTTATCACCCGTGCTATCGATCTCTATGTCGCCGAAATTACGGAAAATCAGAACGCCTTTCTCAAAGAGATCGAAGGCGCCACCAGCGCACAGGAGATACTGGGCTTTGTTGAAAAATCATGGCACCCGAAAGCCGATGCCCGACTGTTTGAAGTGGTTTCCTATTCAGTGCTTAAGCTGCACTACGCCAGGATGACGGTCAAAATTAATGACGTGGTTAAGCCCTACGAGCTTTTCAAGACCGGGCGCACCAACGCCAACGATGGCGGAATTGATTTCGTGTTACGTCCTGAAGGCCGCTTCTTCCAGGTCACTGAGGTGCTGGATTTTAAGAAGTACTTTCTCGACTTTGATAAGACCAACAAATTCCCGATCAGCTTTGTTATCAAAACGCTGAAGACGCCCGACGAGGCCTTTACCGCCATTCGCAACAAGGCGCTAAAATCGATGGAACAGGCGGTGGCAGACGGTTATATGTCGCTGTTTGAAGAGATTATCACCGTGCCGACGCTGCAAGCTATCCTTGGCACGGTGGCGAAGTCGGAGGCGCAGATCCAGCAGCTAAAAGCGGTGATCTGCGAAAACTTCAAACTGGAATATGGTCTTCTGGATTAG
- a CDS encoding PLP-dependent aminotransferase family protein: MSSRRFGTQSLMRLLGHWQQEHARTPIWRQLADALRLLILDGRLALDTRLPGERELATSLGVSRTTISSALAHLRDAGYLESRLGSGSRIILPDSRAIPTRAVASEALDLSTAALGAGPEIFQAYTHALTALSQHLTHTGYDQAGLQPLRAAIASRYTAQGLPTRPEEIMVVNGAVSGLALVLRMLTGPGDRVVVDHPTYPLAIAAIQGAACRPVGVSLPQTGWDIDGFAATLAQTAPRLAYLMPDFHNPTGRCMDSNTREAIAAIAARTRTTLVVDETMVDLWYDAPPPPPLAAFDKQANVITLGSAGKSFWGGLRLGWIRASSRTIASLTQTRDTLDLGSPLLEQLATLWLIERSNELLPARREMLNARRRRCSELMQAHFPDWRFQQPQGGLSFWVELPDLLATQLAARAETVGIHLGTGTRFGLSGAFDRYLRMPFSLEPAELESALLRIKPLWQPLNNGGSAIKRNIV, from the coding sequence ATGTCATCTCGTCGCTTTGGAACTCAGTCATTAATGCGGCTGCTGGGGCACTGGCAGCAAGAGCACGCACGCACCCCGATCTGGCGCCAGCTTGCCGACGCGCTGCGTCTGCTGATCCTGGATGGACGGCTGGCGCTCGATACGCGCCTGCCGGGGGAGCGTGAACTGGCGACCTCGCTGGGGGTGAGTCGCACCACGATCAGCAGTGCCCTCGCCCATCTGCGCGACGCGGGTTATCTCGAAAGCCGGCTTGGTAGCGGTTCCCGCATAATCCTTCCCGATAGTCGCGCCATTCCCACCCGCGCAGTTGCCAGCGAAGCGCTGGATCTCTCCACCGCCGCCCTCGGCGCCGGGCCGGAGATCTTTCAGGCCTACACGCATGCGCTTACGGCGCTTAGCCAGCATCTGACCCATACCGGTTATGACCAGGCTGGCCTCCAGCCGCTGCGGGCAGCCATCGCCTCACGTTACACCGCCCAGGGGTTACCGACCCGGCCAGAAGAGATCATGGTGGTGAACGGTGCCGTCAGCGGCCTGGCCCTGGTATTGCGGATGCTAACTGGCCCGGGCGATCGGGTGGTGGTGGATCACCCTACCTACCCGTTAGCCATTGCGGCCATTCAGGGAGCGGCTTGTCGCCCGGTCGGGGTTTCGCTTCCCCAGACAGGCTGGGACATCGACGGTTTTGCCGCCACGCTGGCCCAGACCGCGCCGCGGCTTGCGTACCTGATGCCAGATTTTCATAACCCGACCGGACGCTGCATGGACAGCAATACGCGAGAAGCCATCGCCGCCATCGCCGCCCGCACCCGCACGACGCTGGTGGTGGATGAGACCATGGTTGACCTCTGGTACGACGCCCCGCCCCCGCCGCCCCTCGCCGCGTTTGATAAGCAGGCCAACGTCATTACGCTTGGGTCCGCAGGAAAAAGTTTCTGGGGCGGCCTGCGGCTGGGGTGGATCCGCGCCTCTTCCCGTACCATCGCCTCCCTGACTCAAACGCGAGATACGCTTGACCTGGGTTCGCCGCTGCTGGAGCAACTGGCGACGCTATGGCTGATTGAACGGAGCAACGAACTTCTGCCTGCCCGGCGAGAGATGCTTAACGCACGGCGGCGACGCTGTAGCGAGCTGATGCAGGCGCACTTCCCCGACTGGCGTTTCCAGCAGCCGCAGGGAGGCTTATCGTTCTGGGTGGAGCTGCCAGATCTGCTGGCAACGCAACTGGCCGCGCGCGCCGAAACGGTCGGTATTCATCTGGGCACCGGCACAAGGTTCGGCCTGTCGGGTGCCTTCGATCGCTATCTGCGTATGCCTTTTTCGCTGGAACCGGCCGAGCTGGAGAGCGCACTTTTACGAATAAAACCGCTGTGGCAGCCCCTTAATAATGGTGGGTCGGCAATAAAACGAAATATTGTGTAG
- a CDS encoding YczE/YyaS/YitT family protein, whose protein sequence is MLRRLLQLYVGLSLYGLSTAMFVRASLGADPWNVFHLGVTKLLAMDIGTVMILTGAAVLLFWIPLRQRPGLGTISNVIVIGLAADASLALIPPIDSLVVRSALLASAVIVNALATGMYIGAGFGAGPRDGLMTGIHARTGWSVRSVRTAIEVSVLLIGWALGGNLGVGTVLYALCIGPLIQLCLPWFRHTPARIVTGQAERSV, encoded by the coding sequence ATGTTACGTCGTTTACTTCAGCTGTATGTGGGATTGAGTTTATACGGACTCTCTACCGCTATGTTTGTGCGCGCCAGCCTCGGCGCAGATCCCTGGAACGTCTTTCACCTGGGGGTGACAAAATTACTGGCGATGGACATTGGCACCGTAATGATCCTGACCGGTGCGGCCGTACTGCTGTTCTGGATCCCGCTGCGCCAGCGCCCCGGATTAGGGACTATCAGTAACGTGATTGTGATTGGCCTTGCAGCGGATGCGTCTCTGGCGCTGATCCCCCCTATCGACTCGCTGGTAGTCCGCAGTGCCTTACTGGCGAGTGCGGTAATCGTTAATGCGCTGGCAACGGGTATGTATATTGGCGCGGGCTTTGGCGCCGGACCGCGCGATGGGCTGATGACCGGCATCCATGCCCGCACCGGCTGGTCGGTGCGCAGCGTGCGTACGGCGATTGAAGTTTCCGTTCTGCTTATCGGCTGGGCGCTGGGGGGCAACCTTGGCGTGGGGACCGTACTTTACGCCCTCTGCATCGGCCCGCTGATTCAGCTCTGTCTGCCCTGGTTTCGTCATACGCCGGCGCGCATTGTTACCGGGCAGGCTGAGCGCTCTGTCTAA
- a CDS encoding LacI family DNA-binding transcriptional regulator — MKSITLYDVARLAGVSYQTVSRVINDAEHVSTRTREKVQQAMAELHYVPNRGAQQLAGKRTHTLGLITTDLALHAPSQIASAVKSRAGERGASVLISMVEQPQQCLAALQDLLAQRVEGLLVNVPLENAQAEQLQAQAAPVPVLFLDVSPDAPVQSLVFDAEQGARLGVEHLLALGHRQIALLSGPDSSVSSRARLSGWREALAQAGIEPCAVAWGDWSAASGYEKAHQLLAGPALPQAILVANDQMALGVLRACAEKGVAVPGQISVVGFDDTADSAWFTPPLTTIRQAFREAGQRSVEWLLSPPTEKEAGQTQLPVSLVERHSTARQGAQQQGNEELAQQLKSLAILAGQLARR; from the coding sequence ATGAAATCGATCACGTTATATGACGTCGCTCGCCTCGCGGGCGTCTCTTATCAAACCGTCTCCCGCGTCATTAACGACGCGGAACACGTTTCCACCCGTACGCGGGAAAAGGTGCAGCAGGCGATGGCCGAGCTGCACTATGTCCCGAACCGTGGCGCACAGCAGCTGGCGGGAAAACGCACCCATACGCTCGGGCTGATTACTACCGATCTGGCGCTACATGCCCCTTCCCAGATCGCCTCGGCGGTGAAATCCCGCGCCGGGGAACGAGGCGCCAGTGTCTTGATTTCGATGGTGGAGCAACCACAGCAGTGTCTGGCCGCGCTTCAGGATCTTCTTGCCCAGCGGGTTGAAGGGCTGCTGGTTAACGTTCCGCTGGAAAACGCGCAGGCGGAGCAGTTGCAGGCCCAGGCCGCGCCGGTCCCGGTGCTTTTCCTGGATGTTTCGCCCGATGCGCCAGTGCAGAGTCTGGTCTTCGATGCGGAACAAGGGGCACGACTGGGCGTCGAACATCTTCTCGCGCTGGGACACCGGCAGATCGCTCTGCTGAGCGGGCCGGATAGTTCGGTCTCCTCCCGCGCAAGGCTGAGCGGCTGGCGAGAGGCGCTGGCGCAGGCTGGAATCGAACCCTGTGCGGTGGCCTGGGGAGACTGGAGCGCCGCATCGGGCTATGAAAAGGCGCATCAACTGTTGGCTGGACCCGCCCTGCCGCAGGCGATTCTGGTCGCCAACGATCAGATGGCGCTGGGGGTGCTGCGTGCCTGCGCTGAAAAAGGCGTGGCGGTGCCCGGACAGATCTCGGTGGTGGGCTTTGACGATACTGCAGACAGCGCCTGGTTTACCCCGCCGTTGACCACGATACGTCAGGCCTTCCGCGAGGCCGGGCAGCGTAGCGTCGAGTGGCTCCTGTCGCCACCAACAGAAAAAGAGGCCGGGCAAACGCAATTGCCCGTAAGCCTGGTCGAGCGCCATTCAACGGCGCGGCAGGGCGCGCAACAGCAAGGTAACGAGGAACTTGCTCAACAGTTGAAATCGCTGGCGATCCTGGCTGGCCAACTGGCACGTCGATAA
- a CDS encoding beta-galactosidase: MSCPAPLTLSAILARRDWENPGVTQWNRFPAHAPLSGWPEENSARDEQPSSALRSLNGEWQFSFFSAPEQVPESWIHSDCPDAAGMPVPSNWQMQGFDTPIYTNVTYPIAVNPPFVPAENPTGCYSLTFEMDSASLQSGQTRIVFDGVNSAFYLWCNGEWVGYSQDSRLPAEFDLTNVLRVGSNRLAVMVLRWCDGSYLEDQDMWRMSGIFRDVTLLHKPDTRIADYQVVTALNAEFDRATLQLEVKLEGPDYADCEVRFTLWRDDVRVGNVSGRAGTAVIDERGNWQERVVATLPVAEPALWSAESPELYRLTIALHDAQGKVLETEACDVGFRHVEISNGLLKVNGKPLLIRGVNRHEHHPERGQVMDEATMRRDIELMKQHNFNAVRCSHYPNHPLWYRLCDRYGLYVVDEANIETHGMVPMSRLADDPRWLPAMSERVTRMVQRDRNHPSIIIWSLGNESGHGANHDALYRWIKTTDPTRPVQYEGGGANTAATDIVCPMYARVDQDQPFPAVPKWSIKKWIGMPDETRPLILCEYAHAMGNSFGGFAKYWEAFRSYPRLQGGFVWDWVDQALTRHDDEGRAYWAYGGDFGDKPNDRQFCLNGLVFPDRTPHPALYEAQRAQQFFTFTRISCSPLEIEVQSDYLFRTTDNELLRWSVARDGEVLASGEVTLNIAPQGTQRIALELPELKAAPGEVWLNVEVIQPAATAWSPENHLCAWEQWQLPAPLFIAPAVAAGEKPCLIVEDDALVVTHGEQRWQFSRQSGDLTQWWKAGDATLLAPLCDSFTRAPLDNDIGVSEVTRIDPNAWVERWKAAGMYNLTPRLLECEGEQHTRDVTITTVHAWESESKLLFISRKNWRITDQGVLMGDVEVQVANDIPEPARIGLSCQLASVPHTVSWSGLGPYENYPDRKLAARQGRWTLPLAEMHTPYIFPTDNGLRCDTRELLLGAHHLRGAFHFAVSRYSQAQLRETSHHHLLKEEAGCWLHLDGFHMGVGGDDSWSPSVSPEFILQQKRVRYAFSWQQN, encoded by the coding sequence ATGTCCTGTCCTGCTCCGCTGACTCTCAGCGCTATCCTTGCCCGCCGTGACTGGGAAAATCCCGGCGTCACTCAATGGAATCGATTTCCTGCCCATGCTCCCCTCAGCGGCTGGCCAGAGGAGAACAGCGCGCGTGACGAGCAGCCCTCGTCGGCATTGCGCTCTTTGAACGGTGAGTGGCAATTCAGCTTTTTCAGCGCACCAGAACAGGTTCCGGAGAGCTGGATACACAGTGATTGCCCGGATGCTGCCGGTATGCCGGTGCCTTCAAACTGGCAAATGCAGGGTTTCGATACCCCCATCTATACTAACGTTACCTATCCCATTGCGGTTAATCCCCCTTTCGTACCCGCGGAAAATCCTACCGGCTGTTACTCGCTCACATTTGAGATGGATAGCGCGTCTCTGCAAAGCGGTCAGACGCGCATCGTCTTTGATGGAGTGAACTCGGCCTTTTACCTCTGGTGTAATGGCGAGTGGGTGGGGTATTCCCAGGATAGCCGTCTACCCGCTGAGTTTGATCTGACGAATGTACTGCGCGTGGGGAGTAATCGCCTGGCGGTGATGGTGCTGCGCTGGTGTGACGGGAGTTATCTGGAAGATCAGGACATGTGGCGCATGAGTGGCATCTTCCGTGATGTCACGCTGCTGCATAAACCAGACACACGCATTGCTGACTACCAGGTGGTCACCGCCCTGAACGCGGAATTTGACCGGGCAACGTTACAGCTGGAGGTGAAGCTGGAAGGGCCAGATTATGCGGATTGCGAAGTGCGGTTCACGCTTTGGCGTGATGATGTGCGGGTGGGCAATGTCAGCGGCAGAGCGGGTACCGCGGTCATAGATGAGCGCGGTAACTGGCAAGAGCGAGTGGTGGCGACCCTGCCCGTGGCGGAACCGGCCCTCTGGAGTGCGGAGTCACCCGAGCTTTACCGTCTGACCATTGCGCTCCACGATGCGCAAGGCAAGGTTCTGGAGACGGAAGCCTGTGACGTTGGCTTCCGCCACGTGGAAATCAGCAACGGATTGTTGAAAGTCAACGGCAAACCGCTGCTGATTCGCGGGGTGAACCGTCATGAGCATCACCCTGAGCGCGGCCAGGTTATGGATGAAGCGACCATGCGTCGCGACATTGAGCTGATGAAACAGCACAACTTTAACGCTGTACGCTGCTCACACTACCCTAATCATCCTCTCTGGTACCGTCTGTGCGATCGCTACGGGCTGTACGTGGTCGATGAGGCCAATATCGAAACCCATGGCATGGTACCGATGAGCCGACTGGCCGACGATCCACGCTGGCTGCCCGCGATGAGCGAACGTGTCACCCGGATGGTGCAGCGCGATCGTAACCATCCGTCGATTATTATCTGGTCCCTGGGCAATGAGTCCGGACATGGCGCTAATCACGACGCCCTCTACCGCTGGATAAAAACCACCGATCCCACCCGTCCGGTACAGTATGAGGGCGGTGGAGCAAACACGGCAGCAACCGATATTGTCTGCCCTATGTACGCCCGTGTCGATCAGGACCAGCCTTTCCCGGCCGTGCCAAAATGGTCAATCAAAAAGTGGATAGGGATGCCGGATGAAACGCGTCCGCTCATCCTCTGTGAATATGCCCATGCGATGGGCAACAGCTTCGGCGGGTTCGCCAAATACTGGGAGGCGTTTCGCAGCTATCCACGCCTGCAGGGGGGATTCGTCTGGGACTGGGTTGACCAGGCGCTAACCCGACATGACGATGAGGGCAGGGCTTACTGGGCGTATGGCGGCGATTTTGGCGATAAGCCTAACGACCGTCAGTTCTGCCTGAATGGGCTGGTATTCCCGGACCGCACGCCGCATCCCGCGCTTTACGAAGCCCAGCGCGCGCAGCAGTTCTTCACCTTTACCCGCATCAGTTGCTCCCCGCTGGAGATTGAGGTGCAGAGCGATTATCTGTTCCGCACGACAGATAACGAGCTGCTGCGCTGGTCAGTGGCGCGCGACGGTGAAGTGCTGGCCTCTGGCGAGGTGACGTTGAATATTGCTCCGCAAGGAACGCAGCGCATCGCGCTGGAACTGCCAGAGCTGAAGGCAGCACCGGGTGAGGTCTGGTTGAACGTGGAGGTTATTCAGCCTGCGGCGACCGCCTGGTCGCCAGAAAATCACCTTTGCGCATGGGAGCAGTGGCAGCTTCCTGCTCCGCTGTTTATTGCCCCGGCCGTGGCGGCAGGGGAAAAACCCTGCTTAATCGTTGAAGATGATGCGCTGGTGGTCACCCACGGCGAGCAGCGCTGGCAATTCAGTCGGCAGAGTGGGGATCTGACCCAGTGGTGGAAGGCGGGTGACGCCACGCTGCTGGCTCCCCTTTGCGATAGCTTTACCCGTGCGCCGCTCGATAATGATATCGGCGTCAGCGAAGTGACCCGCATCGATCCCAACGCCTGGGTTGAGCGCTGGAAAGCGGCAGGTATGTATAATCTGACCCCGCGCCTGCTGGAGTGCGAAGGTGAACAGCATACCCGTGACGTGACGATCACCACGGTGCACGCCTGGGAGAGTGAAAGCAAACTGCTGTTTATCAGCCGCAAGAACTGGCGTATCACCGATCAGGGCGTGCTGATGGGGGATGTCGAGGTGCAGGTGGCGAATGATATTCCTGAGCCGGCACGTATCGGGCTGAGCTGCCAACTGGCCTCTGTACCGCATACCGTGAGCTGGAGTGGGCTTGGGCCATATGAAAACTATCCGGACCGCAAACTGGCCGCGCGCCAGGGCCGCTGGACCTTGCCGCTGGCAGAAATGCATACGCCCTATATTTTCCCTACGGATAACGGCCTGCGCTGTGATACCCGCGAACTCCTGTTAGGCGCTCATCACCTACGTGGGGCCTTCCATTTTGCCGTGAGCCGCTACAGCCAGGCGCAGCTGCGCGAAACGTCGCATCATCATCTCCTGAAGGAAGAGGCGGGCTGCTGGCTGCATCTTGATGGATTCCATATGGGCGTCGGCGGCGATGACTCCTGGAGTCCGAGCGTATCCCCGGAGTTTATCCTGCAACAGAAACGGGTGCGCTACGCGTTTAGCTGGCAGCAGAACTAA
- a CDS encoding EAL domain-containing protein: protein MTTRHLVKLVTCVLILAVLAPLGLSVWLAHRHAEEKFYTDLDNYSSRILLRTNRVLAQGKSALMHMQQFKGPICGPEHALEMRRVSFSHRYLQEVIYVDNLKPLCSSLERTSHGQPFPRAMRITPDGYRAWLTAQNDIGVDRYMAALGTHNYIVMMDPASLIDVLPFGSWPIEVALVGLRRNIVFASSSHLEISLLNRLQQAEDNHLQYDGTLYNIHNVPDLGIAIVTWSSLRPLQENWLNQLYFWLPFGILLSVLTTGFVLRILKRLQSPRHRLLDAINAREIVVHYQPIVELSSGRIIGAEALARWPQQDKSYLSPDIFVPLAEQTGLITNLTALIIEQVFEDLGEWLHQHPHLHVSINLAPADLLCRSLPALLSRLLNQWQIPPAQIALELTERGFADPAVSAPAIAGFRRAGHAIYIDDFGTGYSSLSYLQDLDVDTLKIDKSFVDALEYKNVTPHIIEMAKSLKLAMVAEGVETEGQLEWLRRHGVQYGQGWLYSKALPKEAFITWAEHNLDPE, encoded by the coding sequence ATGACAACCCGACACCTGGTCAAGCTGGTGACCTGCGTACTGATTCTTGCCGTGCTTGCACCGCTGGGCCTGAGCGTATGGCTCGCTCACCGCCATGCCGAAGAGAAGTTTTATACAGACCTGGATAATTACTCGTCCCGCATACTGCTTCGTACGAATCGGGTACTGGCACAGGGAAAATCCGCTCTGATGCACATGCAGCAGTTTAAGGGACCGATCTGTGGCCCAGAGCATGCGCTGGAAATGCGTCGGGTCTCTTTCTCTCATCGCTATCTGCAGGAAGTGATTTACGTCGATAACCTGAAACCGCTCTGCTCATCGCTGGAACGTACCAGCCACGGGCAGCCTTTTCCCCGGGCAATGCGGATAACCCCGGACGGCTATCGCGCCTGGCTTACCGCACAAAACGATATCGGCGTTGACCGTTATATGGCGGCGCTTGGCACGCACAATTATATCGTGATGATGGATCCGGCATCGCTCATCGATGTTCTCCCCTTCGGCTCCTGGCCCATTGAGGTTGCGCTGGTTGGATTACGCCGCAATATCGTCTTCGCGAGCAGTAGCCATCTCGAGATATCTCTTCTGAATCGGCTTCAGCAAGCCGAAGATAATCATCTGCAGTACGACGGTACCCTCTATAACATTCACAACGTACCCGACCTCGGTATCGCAATCGTGACATGGTCCTCCCTGCGCCCGTTACAAGAAAACTGGCTCAATCAGCTCTATTTTTGGCTCCCTTTTGGTATCTTGCTTAGCGTGTTAACGACCGGGTTCGTGTTGAGAATTTTAAAACGTCTGCAATCTCCCCGGCATCGCCTGCTGGATGCCATTAACGCCCGCGAGATCGTTGTGCACTATCAGCCCATCGTTGAACTCAGTAGCGGTCGCATCATCGGTGCAGAAGCTCTTGCCCGCTGGCCGCAGCAAGATAAAAGCTATCTTTCGCCGGACATTTTTGTCCCGCTGGCGGAACAGACCGGTCTTATCACAAATCTGACGGCGTTGATCATTGAGCAGGTCTTTGAGGATCTGGGTGAGTGGCTACACCAGCATCCGCACCTGCATGTCTCTATCAATCTGGCTCCCGCCGATCTGCTTTGCCGCTCGCTGCCTGCACTATTAAGCCGCTTACTGAACCAGTGGCAGATCCCGCCTGCGCAAATAGCGCTGGAGCTCACCGAGCGGGGATTTGCCGACCCTGCCGTCAGCGCCCCCGCCATTGCGGGTTTTCGGCGTGCCGGCCACGCGATCTATATTGATGATTTCGGAACAGGTTACTCCAGCCTCAGCTATTTGCAGGATCTGGACGTAGACACGCTCAAGATCGATAAATCTTTCGTTGATGCGCTGGAGTATAAAAACGTGACGCCCCATATCATTGAAATGGCGAAGTCATTGAAACTGGCCATGGTGGCAGAAGGGGTAGAAACCGAAGGCCAGCTGGAGTGGTTGCGTCGCCACGGTGTGCAATATGGTCAGGGTTGGCTGTACAGCAAGGCACTACCGAAGGAGGCCTTTATCACCTGGGCCGAACACAACCTGGATCCCGAGTAA
- a CDS encoding type B 50S ribosomal protein L31 encodes MKQNIHPHYRTVVFHDTSANAFFKVGSTIKTDREIELDGQTWPYVTIDVSSQSHPFYTGKQKAFSSEGSTARFRQRFGRFIDVKRG; translated from the coding sequence ATGAAACAGAATATTCACCCCCACTACCGTACTGTCGTGTTTCACGACACCAGCGCCAATGCGTTCTTCAAAGTCGGCTCAACCATCAAAACCGATCGTGAAATCGAGCTCGACGGGCAGACATGGCCCTATGTGACCATCGACGTGTCGTCGCAATCACATCCATTTTATACCGGCAAACAGAAAGCGTTCTCCAGCGAGGGCAGTACGGCGCGTTTCCGTCAGCGCTTTGGCCGTTTTATCGATGTTAAAAGAGGTTAA
- the ykgO gene encoding type B 50S ribosomal protein L36 — translation MQVLNSLRSAKQRHPDCQIVKRKGRLYVICKSNPRFKAVQGRKKRR, via the coding sequence ATGCAGGTTCTGAACTCATTACGCAGTGCAAAACAGCGCCACCCTGATTGTCAGATCGTAAAGCGTAAAGGGCGACTTTATGTCATCTGCAAATCAAATCCGCGCTTTAAGGCGGTGCAGGGGCGTAAAAAGAGACGTTAA
- a CDS encoding YlaC family protein — MTEIQRLLTETIDDLNAREKRDNKPRFSISFIRKHPGLFVAMYAAWLATLVVMLQSETLVGSVWLLVILFIVFNAFFFFDVNPRYRYEDIDVLDFRVCYNGEWYNTRYVPGQLIDDILHSPQVEEEQKAKLQKMIATKGELSFYDVFTLSRTPA, encoded by the coding sequence ATGACCGAAATACAGCGCCTGCTCACCGAAACCATCGACGATCTCAACGCGCGTGAAAAGCGCGACAACAAGCCGCGTTTTAGCATCAGCTTTATTCGTAAACACCCTGGGTTATTCGTTGCCATGTACGCCGCCTGGCTGGCGACATTGGTGGTGATGTTGCAGTCGGAGACCCTGGTGGGATCCGTGTGGTTGTTGGTGATTCTGTTTATTGTCTTTAACGCATTCTTTTTCTTCGATGTGAATCCCCGCTACCGCTATGAAGATATCGATGTGCTTGATTTCCGCGTGTGCTACAACGGGGAGTGGTACAACACCCGCTATGTGCCGGGCCAGCTGATCGACGATATCCTGCACTCACCGCAGGTCGAAGAAGAACAAAAAGCTAAGCTGCAAAAAATGATCGCCACCAAAGGCGAGCTCTCTTTCTACGACGTGTTTACCCTCTCCCGCACGCCTGCCTGA